The Candidatus Margulisiibacteriota bacterium genome contains the following window.
ATAAATCAAACAAGCGTGTATTCAATTAATTTTCCATAAAATGTCAGCTTTCCCTCCGCGGTGCGTTTGGGAAATTCCGTTTTCCACGTTAATTTATGCAGATAATTGGCGCGGCAGATTTCCGCGAAAGTTTGTGCGACGTACTTTTCGCCGAGTTTGTGTTTGAGCGCGTAAATATTTTCATTGCTGTAAGGCACGGCGTCGAGCATTCGCTTGACCACCGGAATATTATCGCGCGCCGCGGCAATGCCGTAATCAAACAAAAAATAATCGATTGCCGCCGCTTCGCGCTGCCAATATGCTGTGAGAAGCGTTTTCATAAAATCCGCAAGCAAATTGCCTTTGTTCATGTAAAAACAATAAGTCGTCCACTGTCCGCGCCCGACATGCAGGTCTTTGCGGCGGCGGCGTATCGTAAAAAGTTCCAGACCGGCCAGTGGCGGCAGCGGCGCGGTTAGCAGCACAGTCGCGTCCAGCCACAAACCGCCCTGCGCGTGGAGCAAAGACATGCGCAGAATGTC
Protein-coding sequences here:
- a CDS encoding capsular polysaccharide synthesis protein; protein product: MREFFVFLYACLFDKVLRKHLALKKYLRQNYADVLQKFQAKNPRRKRMPEKYPVWFCWWQGEKNMPEIVRACWRALRQNANGHPARLITKDNFQKFVKIPPFILAKVRQGQISLTHFSDILRMSLLHAQGGLWLDATVLLTAPLPPLAGLELFTIRRRRKDLHVGRGQWTTYCFYMNKGNLLADFMKTLLTAYWQREAAAIDYFLFDYGIAAARDNIPVVKRMLDAVPYSNENIYALKHKLGEKYVAQTFAEICRANYLHKLTWKTEFPKRTAEGKLTFYGKLIEYTLV